In the genome of Planctomyces sp. SH-PL62, the window GCGCCGTGATCTGGACCCGCGAGCAGGGCCTCCAGACGCTTGGGATCCCCGAGGGATTCCAGCACGCCCAGGCCAGCGCCGTGAACAACGCCGGCGCCGTGGTCGGCCAGATCGACGGCCCCCACGGAGGGCTTCCCGGCCCCCGCGCCTTCATCTATGAGGACGGCAAGCTCCGCATCCTCGACGAGCACGGCCCCGACTTCATCTGGGCCACCGCCATCAACGACCGCGGCCAGGTCTCCGGCGTCCTGGAAGAACCCGAGGAAGCGCACCCCGCCGAGGACGCCGAACCGCCCGCGAAACAACCGTGAGCCTCGACGCATCCCGCTCGCTCCTCGCGCGAAGGCGACCCGGACGGCCGACGGGCGAGGCGCGGGTCAGGAGGGCTCGGCGGCGCGGCCGAAGCAGACGATGGAGAGGTCGTCGAGCGGACGTTGATCTTTCATGTGCTCGCTGAGCACGGCCAGGATCGCCTCGCCGACCTGGTCGGCGGCCCCTTCGGTCTGGGCGAGGACCTTCTTGAGCCGATCGAGCCCGAACGGGCGGAGGCGGTGGTCGACGGCGTCGACCAGGCCGTCGGAGTAGAGGACGACGACCTCGCCCGGGGCCAGGTCGACGCCGGCTGATCGATAAGTTGCGTCGCGGTCGACGCCGATCGGCGAGCCGCCGCCGGGACAATCCATGAGGTCGACGCGGCCGTCGACCCGGCGGACCAGCGGCGCCGGGTGGCCGGCGGAGGCGACCGTGAGCCGGTGGGCCGCCGGATCGACCTCGATCAGCATCATCGTGACGTAGTGGTTGGAGATCCCCGAGTCGTAGAAATGCTCGTTGACGTCCGTCAGGATCTCTTCCGGGGTGTACCCGGCGCGGGCGAGGAGGCGGACCTCCGGGCAGACCCCGGCCATGAGGATCGCCGACGACATGCCGTGCCCGGTCACGTCGCCGAGCGTCACGCACCAGCGCGAAGGGACCGACGCGGGGACGTCCGGGTCCTCGACGCGGATGTAATCGTAGAGGTCGCCGCCGACCTCCTGCGCCGTTCGGTAGAACTCCCAGAAGGTGTAGCCGGGGATCGCCGGCCGGGCGCGGGGCAGCAAGGCTCGCTGGATCTCGGCGGCGGCGGCCCACGACGCCTGCTCCCGCACCAGCCGATCGTTCTCGACGGCCGTGGCGATCGGGACGGCCAGCGCCGCCAGCAGGTCCAGGTCTTCCTCGCGGAACTGCTCGTGGGGCGAGACGCCGTCGAGCTGGACCATGCCGACGGGGCGGCCGTCGTGGCCCAGCAGCGGCGCGCAGATCGCCGTGCGGATCGCGGCGGAGAGGCTCTCGTGGTCCT includes:
- a CDS encoding SpoIIE family protein phosphatase, producing MRSRESVGATLEMVSQGRTERVIELRGTDLHIGRHPMVGVPLDHPKVSLYHARIERRFDGTYRVVDLMSKNATHLDGVRLKPYEPTEVREGSRIRIVDYEFIFHEAAARVGAPGEVAKSTVLGSLADLSSSGLVQRAVDPAGALLGVIEVVRALGGASNLDERLSRALGGLMTILPKGTRGFVATLEPDGSLPLRAHRDARGPAGPPVLSRTLIEEVLRKGRAILIKDVYVDERFKDHESLSAAIRTAICAPLLGHDGRPVGMVQLDGVSPHEQFREEDLDLLAALAVPIATAVENDRLVREQASWAAAAEIQRALLPRARPAIPGYTFWEFYRTAQEVGGDLYDYIRVEDPDVPASVPSRWCVTLGDVTGHGMSSAILMAGVCPEVRLLARAGYTPEEILTDVNEHFYDSGISNHYVTMMLIEVDPAAHRLTVASAGHPAPLVRRVDGRVDLMDCPGGGSPIGVDRDATYRSAGVDLAPGEVVVLYSDGLVDAVDHRLRPFGLDRLKKVLAQTEGAADQVGEAILAVLSEHMKDQRPLDDLSIVCFGRAAEPS